Genomic DNA from Nonomuraea rubra:
CGACTCGCGCCCGACTGCCGGATGACCACGACGCCATTTGGTCGGGGTCTTCCGTGTGCCCCGGAGCGGTACACAGAAGACCCTGAACCTTCACGGATGTACTGGCCTTCCGGCACGTTGATCCGCTGACGGTCAGCGGCCTGCCAGTGCGGTAACGCAGCCTGCACGGTGTCTACGGCCTCGGTGGCGGAGCCCCCGGCAGCCGGTAGGCCAACTGGGGCCGGCTACGCGAGAGCCTTCGCGGCTGTCATTTCCGGTGCGGCGGCCAGGCGGTGCCTGCGCTTGGGCAGGCCGTAGGTGGGGTGCGAGGTGGCCCACAGCGCCATCCTGAGGATGCCTGCCTTGACCCGTGAGGGCTGCCATCCGCCCTGGTACTTCGGCTTTGCCCGCCCTTCGCCGTCGACCAGCTGCAGGATCCCGTCCCGGCGCCCGAGGCTGATGTGGTTGTAGGTGTAGACCAGCTTGGTGTTCGGGATCGTGCGTCCTGTCAGGCGTCCCACGATCGCCTCGATGGCCTGCCGGCCGGTGTAGCCGGCCGACGCGCAGGACATCGGCAGCGGCCGGCCGTTGTCGCCGATGGCGTGGACGCTGTCGCCGACGGCGTAGACGTTCGGGTGCGAGACCGACCGCATGGTGCGATCGACGACGATCTGACCTGTCCCGGTGACCGCCAGCCCGCCGGCGGCGGCGATGGGGCTGATCGCGAACCCGGCCGTCCACACGGTCGCGTCGGACGCCAGAGCGGTGCCGTCGGCGCAGAGCACCCGCGTCGCTTCGACGGCTCCGACGCTGGTGTGCTCCAGGACGGTGACGCCCAGCCGGTCGCAGGCCCGGCGCAGGTGGTCGCGGGCACCGGCGGAGAGCCGGGCGCCCAGCTCGCCGCGCGCGATGAGCGCCACCGACAGGCCGGGCCGGGACTCGGCGATCTCGGTGGCGGCCTCGATCCCGGTCAGCCCGTCACCGACGACCACCACGTTCCCGCCCCGGCCTGACCTGTCCAGGCTGTCCAGGCGCTCGCGCAGGCGCAGCGCCGAGGGCCGGGCGGCGACGTCGAAGGCGTGCTCGGCCGCGCCGGGGAGGCCCTCGACGTTGCCGCGGCTGCCGAGCGCGTAGACCAGCGTGTCGTAGCCGAGCTCGCCTCCGCCGCCGGGGACGCCGCCGGGGACGCCGCCGGTGTCGGCCATGGCGACGACCTGACGCTCGGGGTCGACGGCGGTGACACGGGCCAGGCGCAGCCGTACCTCCGTCCCGGCGAAGACCTCGGCGAGCCGCGGAGCCTCGATGTCCCGTCCGGCGGCGAGCTGGTGCAGCCGCATGCGCTGGACGAAGTCCGGCGCGGCGTTGACCACGGTGATCTCGGTGTCCTTCGGGGACAGCCGGCGGGCCAGGTTCCCGGCCACGTAGGCCCCGGCGTAGCCGGCGCCGAGGACGACGATGCGGTGCTTCATGCGTTGCTCCTGTCGGTTGTTTGCTCTGGATGAGTCGGCTCGGCCCGGGTCACCGCTCTTCTGGCCGATTCGTCAAGACTCGCGGCCCAGGCCGCGGGACGAACCGGTGACGAACCAGACCATGCTCATGACGGCCTTCCGTTCTGCGGTGCCGGTTGCCGTTGCAAGGCGATCACTCGTGCAGAGGTGTGCCGCGGCGCCCTGACGCCCATGAGGCGCCGGCGCCCCGAACTGCGTGACAGTGCGGTCATGTGACGTGCGTCACCGATCACGGGTGTCACACGGCTGTAGGGGCCGGCGCCTAATGCGTGGAGCAGGACTTGAGAGCGACAAGGCAGGAGCCGCCCATGAACGAGCGCAGCGAGCCGACGACGGGCCCGGTTGAGCCGCCCGCTCAAGGCGACCGCACGGACTCGGCCACCGAGACGTTCGTCGCCCACCGCAACCTGCTGTTCACCGTCGCCTACGAGATGCTCGGCTCGGCCGCCGACGCCGAGGACGTCCTTCAGGAAACCTGGTTGCGATGGATGAAGATAGACCTGGGGCAGGTACGCGACCGGCGCGCCTACCTGGTCCGGATCACGACCCGGCGGTCGCTGGACCGGCTGCGGACCATGAGGCGCCGCAAGGAGGTGTACGTCGGTCCCTGGCTGCCCGAGCCGCTGCTCACCACGCCGGACGTGGCCGAGGACGTCGAGCTGGCAGAGAGCGTGTCGATGGCGCTGATGCTCGTCCTGGAGACGCTGTCGCCGACCGAGCGGGCCGTGTTCGTGCTGCGTGAGGTCTTCGACGTCGGCTACGAAGAGATCGCGGCCGCCGTCGGCAAGAGCCCGGTCACGGTTCGCCAGATCGCGCACCGCGCCCGCCGGCACGTCGATGCCCGCCGCCCGCGCGAGGCGGTCTCCCCCAGCGAGGCCCGGGCCGCGCTGGAGTCCTTCCAGCGCGCCCTCGACACCAGGAACCTGCAAGGCCTCCTCGACGTGCTCGCCCCCGACGTTGTCCTGATCAGCGACGGCGGCGGCATCAAGCAGGCCGCGCCGCGGCCGGTCATCGGCGCCGGCAAGGTGGCCCGCATGATCGTCGACGGCCTCGGCAAGGCCGGCATCGCGCTCACCGGTGAGGCCACCGTGGTCAACGGCAACCCCGCACTCCTCCTCCGCGTGGACGGCGAGATCGACGGCGTCATCGCGGTCAGGGTCGAGGACGCCCGCATCACCGGCCTCTACTACGTCCGCAATCCGCGGAAGCTGACCCGCATCGCGATCGAGAACCCGCTCACGCTGAAGTAGTCCTCCGGCCGCCGCGCCGTGATCACGGCAACGCGACGGTACGGAGCACCCTGAGCTCATCGTCACGCGTTCGCACCGGCCCGGCCATTACCACGTCGTTTTCTTCAAGGAGTAGACATGGCCGCTCAGGCCCCGCTTGCCGCCGCCGCACCACCGTCTCCCTGGCCGGCCGTGGCCGGGACAGCCGTCCTGCTCACGGCGATCATCTCCGTGCTGCTCACCGCCTTCGCCTGGCCGTCGGTGCGCTCGTCGGTACACGACGTGCCGATCGCCGTCGCCGGGCCGGCCACCGCGGTCGAGCAGGTCAGCACCGCTCTCGCCCAACGCCTGCCGGACGGCTTCGAGATCACCGAGGTCGCCGGCACCGCGGCCGCCGAACGGTTGATCCGCGACCGGGAGGTGTACGGGGCGATCGACGTCAGCTCCGGCGCTCCGCAGGTCATCATGGCCTCAGCCGCCAGTGCGGCGGTCGCCCAGACCCTGCAGGGCATCGCGACCGCGCTCGGCCAGGCGCAGGCACAGGGCACCGGCACGAAGGTCGTCGTCCGCGACCTCGTCGCCTTGCCGGCCGGCGACCCGCGCGGCGCCGGCCTGGCCGCCGGAGCCCTGCCTCTGGTCATGGGCGGCCTGCTCGCCGCGCTGCTGCTGAGCAGGCTCGTCCGCGGCACCGCCCGCCGCGTCACCGGAGCGCTCGTCTTCGCGATCACCGGGGGCCTGGCCGTGGCAGCGATCCTGCAGTTCTGGTTCGGCTCGCTCGACGGCGCCTACTGGGCCAACAGCGGCGCCATCTCCCTGGCCATCGCGGCCACCTCCCTGAGCATCCTCGGGCTGGAGTCCCTGCTCGGGTACGCCGGCCTCGGTCTCGGCGCCGCCGTCATGATGCTCATCGGCAATCCCCTGTCAGGTGCCGCGACGGCACCCGAGATGCTGCCCGGCTGGTCCGGCGCGCTCGGCCAGCTGCTGCCGCCGGGGGCGGGAGGCCAGCTGCTGCGCTCCACCGCGTTCTTCGACGGCCACGGCGCCACTCACTCCATCATCGTCCTGGTCACCTGGCTCACGCTCGGTGTGATGCTCTGCCTGGCCGGCCGCCTGCGCGCACGCCGTACCGCCACTGCCACGGCAGGACTTCCTGAAGACGGCCGTATCACCGGCCTCGCCTACGCAACCCGCAGCAACTGACCGCATCGACACCGCGGCCCCACTCACCTGCGATGAGCCGGCCCGAGTCCACCACAAGCCGCACAAACTCCACCACATCTCTTACTGGGAGGTCCTTCATGACGAAGAGCGTCGCCAGCGAACTCGCCGACCTGCAGCTGCCGGTCGAGCGGAGCTGCCCGTTCGCCCCACCCGCCGCCTACGAGCAGTTGCGCGAGCAAGCGCCGATCGTCAAGATCCGGTTGAAGAGCGGCGGCGAGGCCTGGTGGGTGTCCGGGCATGAGGCGGCCCGTACCGTCCTCGCCGACCCCCGCTTCTCCTCCGACAAGCGCAAGGACGGCTTCCCGCTCTTCACCCTCGATGCGGCGACCCTGCAGCAGCTCCGCAGCCAGCCGCCGCTGATGCTCGGCATGGACGGCGCCGAACACTCCGCGACCCGCCGTCCGGTGATCAGCGAGTTCACCGTCAAGCGGCTGGCCGCGCTGCGCCCGCGCGTCCAGGACATCGTCGACCACTTCATCGACGACCTGCTCGCCACCGACCGGCACCCGGTAGACCTGGTGCAGGCATTCTCCCTGCCGGTGCCCTCCCTGGTGATCTGCGAACTGCTCGGCGTCCCCTACACCGACCACGACTTCTTCCAGAGCCGCACCACCATGATGGTGAGCCGGACCTCGGTCGAAGACCGCCGGCGAGCCTTCGCCGAACTGCGCGCCTACATCGGCGACCTGCTCACCCGCAAGGAATCAGAACCCGGCGACGACCTGTTCAGCCGGCAGATCGCCGGCCAACGCCAGAAGGGCACCCTCGACCACGCGGGCCTGGTGAGCCTCGCCTTTCTGTTGCTGACCGCCGGACACGAGACCACGGCGAACATGATCTCGCTCGGCGTGG
This window encodes:
- a CDS encoding NAD(P)/FAD-dependent oxidoreductase; this encodes MKHRIVVLGAGYAGAYVAGNLARRLSPKDTEITVVNAAPDFVQRMRLHQLAAGRDIEAPRLAEVFAGTEVRLRLARVTAVDPERQVVAMADTGGVPGGVPGGGGELGYDTLVYALGSRGNVEGLPGAAEHAFDVAARPSALRLRERLDSLDRSGRGGNVVVVGDGLTGIEAATEIAESRPGLSVALIARGELGARLSAGARDHLRRACDRLGVTVLEHTSVGAVEATRVLCADGTALASDATVWTAGFAISPIAAAGGLAVTGTGQIVVDRTMRSVSHPNVYAVGDSVHAIGDNGRPLPMSCASAGYTGRQAIEAIVGRLTGRTIPNTKLVYTYNHISLGRRDGILQLVDGEGRAKPKYQGGWQPSRVKAGILRMALWATSHPTYGLPKRRHRLAAAPEMTAAKALA
- a CDS encoding RNA polymerase sigma-70 factor; this translates as MNERSEPTTGPVEPPAQGDRTDSATETFVAHRNLLFTVAYEMLGSAADAEDVLQETWLRWMKIDLGQVRDRRAYLVRITTRRSLDRLRTMRRRKEVYVGPWLPEPLLTTPDVAEDVELAESVSMALMLVLETLSPTERAVFVLREVFDVGYEEIAAAVGKSPVTVRQIAHRARRHVDARRPREAVSPSEARAALESFQRALDTRNLQGLLDVLAPDVVLISDGGGIKQAAPRPVIGAGKVARMIVDGLGKAGIALTGEATVVNGNPALLLRVDGEIDGVIAVRVEDARITGLYYVRNPRKLTRIAIENPLTLK
- a CDS encoding cytochrome P450; amino-acid sequence: MTKSVASELADLQLPVERSCPFAPPAAYEQLREQAPIVKIRLKSGGEAWWVSGHEAARTVLADPRFSSDKRKDGFPLFTLDAATLQQLRSQPPLMLGMDGAEHSATRRPVISEFTVKRLAALRPRVQDIVDHFIDDLLATDRHPVDLVQAFSLPVPSLVICELLGVPYTDHDFFQSRTTMMVSRTSVEDRRRAFAELRAYIGDLLTRKESEPGDDLFSRQIAGQRQKGTLDHAGLVSLAFLLLTAGHETTANMISLGVVGLLTHPEQLALITADPGKTPLAVEELLRYFTIADGVTSRIATEDVKIGGASIRAGEGVVVSGLSANWDPAVFKDPAALDVERGARHHLAFGFGPHQCLGQNLARMELQIVFDTLFRRIPTLRLAVPMEDVPFKNDAVIYGAHELPVTW